In Poecilia reticulata strain Guanapo linkage group LG1, Guppy_female_1.0+MT, whole genome shotgun sequence, one genomic interval encodes:
- the tyrp1b gene encoding tyrosinase-related protein 1b: MHHQSVWIAGPLVVTLCASLAWAQFPRECITPEGLRSGQCCPSPTGVAGDECGSSTGRGQCVTIAADSRRHGPQYPYAGRDDRERWPLRFFNRTCQCNGNFSGYNCGRCKHGLTGPNCDQRISVVRRNVMQMSTAEKQAFVNALDQAKKTVHPDLVICTRRYQEVLGPDGNTPQFENVTIYNYFVWSHYYSVSKTYLGPGQASFGGVDFSHEGPGFVTWHRFHLLQLERDMQDMLGDSTFALPYWNFAIGGSECDICTDELLGARSAFDMNSISPNSVFSQWRVVCESVEDYDVLGTVCNSTESSPIRRNPAGNVARPMVQRLPEPQDVLDCLELNTFDTPPYYSTSSESFRNSIEGYSAPQGMYDPVIRSLHNLAHLFLNGTGGQTHLSPNDPIFVLLHTFTDAVFDEWLRRHQPGEIVYPEENAPIGHNRRFNMVPFWPPVTNAEMFVPAPENLGYSYEVQWPARPLTLSEIITVAIVVAVVVVAAVGGVIACAVRARSHSSAEVLEPLLAETYRRYSEEDRRLDKPQSVV; this comes from the exons ATGCATCATCAGAG CGTGTGGATTGCGGGTCCACTGGTGGTGACCTTGTGTGCCAGCCTCGCTTGGGCCCAGTTCCCTCGAGAGTGCATCACTCCCGAGGGGCTGCGGAGCGGCCAGTGTTGTCCATCCCCTACGGGCGTAGCGGGGGATGAGTGTGGCTCCAGCACAGGAAGAGGGCAATGTGTGACAATCGCTGCCGATAGTCGTCGCCACGGGCCACAGTACCCGTACGCAGGCCGTGACGACAGGGAGAGGTGGCCACTGAGATTCTTCAACCGCACCTGCCAGTGCAATGGCAACTTCAGCGGCTACAACTGCGGACGCTGCAAGCACGGTTTGACTGGGCCAAACTGTGATCAGAGGATCTCTGTAG TGAGGAGGAATGTCATGCAGATGAGCACAGCTGAGAAGCAGGCTTTTGTAAATGCCCTAGACCAAGCTAAAAAGACAGTTCATCCTGACCTGGTCATCTGCACAAGAAG GTACCAGGAAGTGTTAGGACCCGATGGCAACACCCCGCAGTTTGAGAATGTCACCATTTACAACTATTTTGTTTGGAGCCACTACTACTCTGTCAGTAAGACATACCTTGGACCGGGCCAGGCTAGTTTTGGAGGTGTGGACTTCTCACATGAAGGTCCAGGTTTTGTCACCTGGCATCGATTTCATCTGCTGCAACTGGAGAGAGACATGCAG GATATGCTGGGTGATTCCACCTTTGCTCTGCCATACTGGAACTTTGCCATCGGCGGCAGCGAATGTGACATCTGCACCGATGAGCTGCTGGGAGCGAGGAGTGCCTTCGACATGAACTCCATCAGCCCCAACTCCGTGTTCTCTCAGTGGAGAGTCGTCTGCGAGAGCGTGGAGGACTACGACGTGCTGGGCACCGTCTGCAACA GTACTGAGAGCAGTCCAATCAGGAGGAACCCAGCAGGCAACGTGGCACGACCCATGGTGCAGAGGTTGCCGGAGCCCCAggatgtgctggactgtctggAGCTTAACACTTTCGATACTCCACCTTACTACTCCACCTCTTCTGAGAGCTTCAGGAACAGCATTGAAG GCTACAGTGCCCCCCAGGGGATGTACGACCCCGTCATCCGCAGCCTCCACAATCTAGCTCACCTCTTCCTCAACGGGACGGGTGGGCAGACTCATCTGTCTCCTAATGATCCCATCTTTGTCTTGCTGCACACTTTCACCGATGCGGTGTTCGACGAGTGGCTCCGCAGGCACCAGCCAG GTGAAATAGTTTATCCAGAAGAAAATGCCCCGATTGGACACAACCGCAGGTTCAACATGGTGCCTTTTTGGCCTCCTGTCACCAATGCCGAGATGTTTGTCCCTGCCCCTGAAAACCTGGGATACTCGTATGAGGTCCAGTGGCCAG CTCGTCCCCTCACCCTGTCTGAGATCATCACGGTGGCCATTGTTGTGGCGGTGGTGGTTGTCGCTGCTGTGGGCGGGGTCATCGCCTGTGCTGTGCGTGCTCGCTCCCACAGCTCGGCCGAGGTCCTGGAGCCACTGCTGGCAGAGACCTACAGGCGTTACTCAGAGGAGGACAGGAGGCTGGACAAGCCCCAGTCTGTTGTCTGA